In Juglans regia cultivar Chandler chromosome 13, Walnut 2.0, whole genome shotgun sequence, the DNA window AGTTTATCCGTGTTGTCAATGGGACGACCAATGGCAGCCAGTTGATTACAAAGACCTTTGAAGGTGCAAGAAAACTTAGCAATGGACTGAGAGCCATGTTGCATCAGCTGGAGTTTATCCTTGAGTTGCTGTTCTCGAGTCTTCGATCGGTGTGAGAATGAGGCTTCAAGAGCACGCCAGGCCTCATGGGAATGACGGAAACCCAGTACCTCACTCATAGATTCCTAtgtaagagaaaaatagagtaaACTGAACAGCGTTTGATCTGTATGCAGCCACGAGGTATAAGCAGGATTTGACTTTGTGGTGCCATCAAAAAGAGTAATCGTGGTAGAAGGAGCCATGATGCTACCATCCAAATAGCCAAAAAGCTATTGACTAGCTAACAGAGGAACAAACTGATTTCTACACAATAGATAATTGGAGGAGGTCAGTTTAATGGTGAACATATGCACCATTGTGTTGAGCGGAAGAGTACGAGATGAAGAAGACGAATCAGCCATGGTCAAGATCACAAAAGAAACCTTGAAACTGATACCATAAAGATGTTTGATAAACGAAAGTGTCTGAAATCCTCCTTACTCTGTGAGGAGATAACtcttcattatatatacaataattacaattttgcaCCCCtatataatagaaaatgattgaatacaaataatcaaaatatccCTACAGCTATACAAGCGAATATTACGTTAACAGAAAAACATATATCATGAAGAATTTGATTCTTCCTTATCAGAATGAATAGTATATGATGTATAgcaaaatttacaattaattgatTGGTAGATATCTGTCGCTCATTTCATTTCACACCCTTGGATACAAATAAAAGAATGGAAAATGGACGtactcatttctcttttttagttGTTTGGATTGCtggttgaatttaatttatttatctcatcaatataattttttaaaacattaaactaaaaataagaaaaattttaatttttttaaattttttaaattttgaaataatttaatttttttaaattttaaaataaaaattatattttaataatattttatttaatttttaatttttatagatCTAAACTTTACCTAATTTGTTCCGTCGAACAGTCGTACACAACTGAAATTCTTGCCCTCCTTGGTCCTTAAAACTGTAGACACGACTTGTCGGTATGACAATTCGCGTCAAACGATTTAATTTTAAGGTTGCCTTTATCTTGGGAAAACGAAAAATATCAGATATgttctgaaaattttgagaagcGGAAAAGTGTCCAAACCATAAATATACAGACCGAGAAACCCTCACTCActcgctccctctctctccacaaGATCTAAACCTTGGCTCTTTGGTCTCTACAATGGCCTCCAGCGACGAGGAAATCACCCACCACTTCCGTTTCTTCCATGAATACAAAGACGGCCGCGTTGTGATACACCGCCCACCAGTTGAAAAAATCCCACCCTCCGATGACCCAGTCACGGGGGTCCGATCAAAGGACGCCGTAATTTCATCCGAATCTGCGGTCTCAGTTCGTATATTTATACCAAAATCCGCCGACTCGACCCAGAAACTCCCTCTCCTATTCTACATCCATGGCGGCGGTTTCTGCATGCAATCCGCTTTTTCTGCCCAGTACCATGATTTCCTCAACACGTTCGTCGCGAAAGCTAACGTTATTGCAGTCTCCGTCGAGTACGGTCTGTTCCCAACCCGACCAATACCCGCCTGTTACGAGGACTCCTGGGCCGCTCTCCAATGGGTGGCATCCCACAGCAAAAGAAACGGACCCGAGCCGTGGTTAAACGACTACGCAGATTTCCAACGAGTTTTCATTGGGGGAGATAGCGCCGGAGGGAACATATCGCACACTCTAGCAGTCCGAGTCGGATCGATCGGGCTTCCCGGGGTGAAGGTGATTGGTGTGGTGCTGTTGCATCCATATTTCGGAGGTACGGACGATGACAGAATGTGGCTACACATGTGTCCGACGAATGGCGGGTTGGAGGATCCAAGGCTGAAACCAGCGGCAGGGGATCTAGCCAGGCTTGGGTGTGAGAGGGTGTTGATTTTTGTGGCAGAGAAGGACCATTTGATGGATGTGGGTAAGCACTACTACGAGGAACTGAAGAAAAGTGGGTGGGGAGGCAGTGTGGAGATTGTGGAGAATTTAGGGGAGGAGCACTGCTTCCATCTGTTCAACCTCAGATATGACAAGGCAGTGGCTGTGATTGATAAATTTGTTTCCTTTGTTATACAGGATCGCTAAGATATAATGTAGGCGATATGTGGTCTTTAGAAGCGGTGGATGCATGCTTTGGGTCGCTAGCATTTATGAAAATGGAATGTTATATTTCGGAGATATGTAGGTATTAATGGATGTGTGTGGCATGCAGATACTTGAGTAAATAAAGTTGTTTGTTTtcccaaaatatttcatctaatctcacttcatcattacaacttttttaaattcccacacaaaataaaataaacaattcaattttttcaaatcctaaaataataataatattaaaaaatatattttaacaatattttatttaattttttaactttaatttcaactcatctcatttctaatctgaaaacaaacgggccctaaGTTCTGCGCAACAGAGGCAGCCCGCTTTTGCAGCTCACTCAATTGATTTGCTTATATTGTTTGATTGATGGGTCTTGGCTGAATGGAGGCCACTGATCTGTTAAGTTGTCAGAGCTCAATCCTTTTCTGATCTGCTAGCATTACAGACAGCAAAGAAGTCCAAGATAACAATATCATTGGGagctcattttatatatattgagatatataattaatatcataCTTACTAGTTAGAATTAGAACACCTTAAAAATCAAGTGTGATCTGAATGTGAATCTTATTAATTATGATCCTCTTTTATTAAACAAGATTGTCGTGAAAATTGGGATAATTGAGAATTTGAACCCACGAGCAAAAAGAAGGAATGGATTCAATGAACAAAAATCGATTAAGCCAGAGTTCCGGAACAAACCTGGAAATTTAGTGGATAATGTTGCTAGGGGCCTGTAAGTTGGCAGCTATGTAAGAGTAACCCTTTACAACGAATTTTGTGTGTTAAGTGGAGTAGCTAGGGTTCATTACTTGCAGCCATATGTAATTTTGCTTCACTATTTTTCCAATTCCGGCAAGCTGATGAAGACCACATGATTTGTTCATGGTGCTCAGAATGGCCAGTTTTGCGTGGCAGCCTGAACTTGCATGTACCAACTGAACAGTTTTAACGTTAGACCTAACTAATTTGAAACCAAAACAAATAGCAAAAAATATTATCCTAATAAGAATATAAACACTCTGCCTTGCCACCAGAACATAAAGTAAAACGGGCTTTAAACAAGTAGTTAGGTGGCCTAATTCTGATTAAAGAAAGAAGCCATCTGCTTCAAGAGGGATGATGCGTTCTCTGAATTTGGGTTGAACAAATGAAACACGTGATCCTCCCCTTTTGTCTCCATGATGTCTACCGCACCACTCCACCCACTCTTTCTCAGTGCCTCATAGTAGGTCCATCCTCTTTCCTTTAGCCCATCATTCTCAGCAACTAAGACCAGCACCCTGCTGCACCCCAATCTCGACAATTTCGAATCCTTATTTGGGTACATCCTCGGGTCATCAGAACCGCTCATTGTTGGGAAAATTATCTCCAACATTTTGCTACGCTGGTCATTCCCAAAATACGGATGGATCAAAACCATCCCTACGATCTTGACCTCCCCCAGCCCATCAACCGCTGCCCTCCTCGCCGTGCTGTGCGCGAGATTGGCCCCAGCACTGTCCCCTGCCAAGAAAACTCGTTCAAAATCTACATGATCATTTAGCCAAGTTTCCGGTCCCTTGCCCTTGCTATGCGAGGCCATCCATTGTACGGCGGCCCATGTGTCGTCGTACGCAATGGGAAGAGGATGCTCCGGGGCTCTTCTGTAATGGATGGACACAGCGACCACGTTGGCTTCGGCGGAAACGGAACTGACATGGTTGTGGTAGTTCGGTGAGAAGGGGGACTCGACGCAAAAGGCGCCACCATGGATGTAAATGAGGAGCGGAAGCTTGGGGGAGAAGCTAGTGGTCTTGGGGAGGAAGAGGCGGGCGGATAAGCCGGTTTGGGGGGAAATAGTGATGTCTTTTGACTGGACGCCGGTAAGGGGATCGGTGGTTGGAGGAACGATTTCGGTACCGAAGAACCTGTCGATGGTGCCGTCTTTGTAGAGACGGAAGAAGGGAGGGAAATCATGCGCCACTTCTTTCGTGTTTGGATCCATCAAACAGAGGATTTGTTGTGTAAACTTGAAAAGTTACGGGGGAATTAAATATGGGGACAGAGTATAATCTGTAGCGCATTTCTTCGGTACGTGGAGTATTAATTACAGCTAcgttctatttttattatttgaattgtcTTCAGGTTTGTTAACTTTGATAATGTGAATTCAGAAAACTAAATTCGTAACGTCCGATTTTTATGGTTTACCTCAAGTCTAGCACACCACTTTAGACTTTTTCTACGACCACTTTCTGCCTTTAACTTCCTTTTAaaatggttttaaaaaaaaaaacaaaaacttccttttaaaattataaatttttttataaaatataattttttctaaaatagtaATTGAACTAGATATATTAATTGTTGTAAGTTATTGTGAGGGCATTGCAAGCTATAAGCAAGGGATCTTGGACATTTTTTAGCTTTGCTTTTCATAAGCTTTACGTAtcacacataatattttttttttttttattcttcttaatataattaaattaatctactcatcattcatctattatatatttgataagagaaaaaaattaaaaaaataacaaaaagtatgATATGTGATGTGTGAaacttatgaatagaatttttctttctcaat includes these proteins:
- the LOC109002340 gene encoding 2-hydroxyisoflavanone dehydratase-like: MASSDEEITHHFRFFHEYKDGRVVIHRPPVEKIPPSDDPVTGVRSKDAVISSESAVSVRIFIPKSADSTQKLPLLFYIHGGGFCMQSAFSAQYHDFLNTFVAKANVIAVSVEYGLFPTRPIPACYEDSWAALQWVASHSKRNGPEPWLNDYADFQRVFIGGDSAGGNISHTLAVRVGSIGLPGVKVIGVVLLHPYFGGTDDDRMWLHMCPTNGGLEDPRLKPAAGDLARLGCERVLIFVAEKDHLMDVGKHYYEELKKSGWGGSVEIVENLGEEHCFHLFNLRYDKAVAVIDKFVSFVIQDR
- the LOC109002341 gene encoding probable carboxylesterase 13 — its product is MDPNTKEVAHDFPPFFRLYKDGTIDRFFGTEIVPPTTDPLTGVQSKDITISPQTGLSARLFLPKTTSFSPKLPLLIYIHGGAFCVESPFSPNYHNHVSSVSAEANVVAVSIHYRRAPEHPLPIAYDDTWAAVQWMASHSKGKGPETWLNDHVDFERVFLAGDSAGANLAHSTARRAAVDGLGEVKIVGMVLIHPYFGNDQRSKMLEIIFPTMSGSDDPRMYPNKDSKLSRLGCSRVLVLVAENDGLKERGWTYYEALRKSGWSGAVDIMETKGEDHVFHLFNPNSENASSLLKQMASFFNQN